In uncultured Ilyobacter sp., a genomic segment contains:
- a CDS encoding ABC transporter ATP-binding protein produces the protein MSEYILEMKDIRKTFLGGKVVANDNITLKIKKGEKHAIVGENGAGKSTLMKILNGLYQPTSGEMYYHGKKVEIDGPGEASKLGIGMVYQHFMLVPTLTVAENMILGVEPKKGMMLDLKTAREEVRRVSEKYGLEIDPDALVSDISVGIQQRVEILKILFKGANLLVFDEPTAVLTPQEVKELYKIMDNLIEEGKTIIFISHKLQEVLDISDNITVIRRGKDVSNFPTSEATKEKIANAMVGRAVLFTTEKPEVELGKELVAVNNLIVKNNKGILAVDGASFSIREGEILGIAGVEGSGQTELIEAITGLRKPHAGTILLDGEPITGKSARNIILEGVAHIPEDRHKRAAISEFSVRDNFALGVHRDKYAKNKFLLNFKKMKDEAIGFMEKYDVRPREIGTGFGRLSGGNQQKLVVARELEKDHKFIIASQPTRGVDIGAIESIHRMILEEKKKSNAVLVVSAELSEILNLSDRIAVMCGGKITGILDRADATEEKIGILMAGGELHED, from the coding sequence GTGAGCGAGTATATCTTAGAGATGAAAGATATTAGGAAAACCTTTCTCGGTGGAAAAGTTGTTGCCAATGATAATATCACACTGAAGATCAAAAAAGGTGAAAAGCATGCCATAGTAGGTGAAAACGGAGCCGGAAAATCAACGCTTATGAAAATACTTAACGGACTCTATCAGCCTACTTCAGGGGAAATGTATTACCATGGGAAAAAAGTCGAAATAGATGGTCCAGGAGAGGCTTCAAAATTGGGTATAGGGATGGTATATCAGCATTTTATGCTTGTTCCCACTCTTACAGTTGCGGAAAATATGATACTGGGGGTAGAGCCTAAAAAAGGTATGATGCTCGACTTGAAAACGGCTAGAGAAGAGGTCAGAAGGGTCTCAGAAAAATATGGATTGGAAATCGATCCCGATGCCCTTGTATCTGATATATCTGTAGGTATTCAACAGAGGGTAGAGATACTAAAAATACTATTTAAAGGTGCCAATCTTCTGGTTTTTGACGAACCAACGGCAGTTCTTACTCCCCAAGAGGTAAAAGAGCTATATAAGATAATGGATAACCTTATAGAAGAGGGGAAGACCATAATATTTATCTCCCACAAGCTACAGGAAGTTTTGGACATATCTGACAATATAACCGTAATAAGAAGAGGTAAGGATGTTTCAAATTTTCCTACATCTGAAGCTACTAAGGAAAAAATAGCAAATGCAATGGTTGGAAGGGCAGTCTTGTTCACAACTGAGAAGCCAGAAGTAGAGTTAGGAAAGGAACTAGTAGCTGTAAACAATCTTATTGTAAAAAATAATAAAGGAATTTTGGCTGTAGACGGAGCCTCTTTTAGTATAAGAGAGGGAGAAATTCTGGGAATAGCAGGAGTAGAAGGGTCGGGTCAGACTGAGCTTATAGAGGCCATAACAGGACTTAGAAAACCTCATGCTGGAACTATTCTTTTAGATGGAGAACCTATAACAGGAAAATCTGCAAGGAATATAATCCTTGAGGGTGTGGCACATATACCTGAAGACAGGCATAAAAGAGCGGCCATATCTGAATTTTCAGTTAGGGATAACTTTGCCCTTGGAGTACACAGGGATAAATATGCTAAGAATAAATTTCTTTTGAATTTTAAAAAAATGAAGGACGAGGCCATAGGTTTCATGGAAAAATATGATGTGAGACCTCGTGAAATAGGCACAGGTTTTGGAAGACTCTCAGGAGGGAATCAACAGAAACTGGTTGTTGCAAGGGAATTGGAAAAAGACCATAAATTTATAATAGCCTCCCAGCCTACAAGAGGAGTGGATATAGGGGCGATAGAATCAATTCACAGAATGATTTTGGAAGAAAAGAAAAAATCTAATGCCGTTCTTGTGGTGTCGGCAGAACTTTCTGAGATATTAAACCTTTCAGACCGTATAGCTGTAATGTGCGGAGGAAAAATAACAGGGATTCTAGACAGAGCAGATGCTACTGAGGAAAAAATAGGAATTCTAATGGCAGGAGGGGAATTGCATGAAGACTAA